The window TTGTTGACCATCGGATTTTTGTTTTCAAGCTCTTTTTTACAACTACTCGTTAGCTGTTTTGTCGATTTATGAGCTGTTTTTTGAGTATTCGCGTGGAACACAGATACATTTCCCGTTTACAAGACTGGAAGATTTCTCGTAGTAGCTGAATCACGCCCTTGTTTGAGTCCGCCCGAGCTAGGGCTAACGTTAGCCTTGCATTTACCGGAGCTCCGCTAGCCAGCTTTAGCTTGCATTAGCTGTCACTTTAGCTGTCATAAAAGTCAGCTGTTAAGACGCTTAACTTATTAATAAGAAAAGTCAATATAAACACCTAAGGAACATGGCAGTAGTCAACGAAAGTAACCTGAAGAAAATGCTAAAGGTAAGTTTGAGCTTGAGTGTTGACTGTTGAAAAACGATAGCAAATTAGCTCATAGCGTCCTGTTTGACACTGGCTAACGTTAGAAGCCAGTTTAACATTTCCTGGTACGGTTTAGTTTAACAGACTGTACATTTTCGTCAAATTTAAGATAATAAAGTCTCTTAAATATTGTTTTGATACAATATATTGTACTAAATTAGATTGAGGCATAACTGTGTAACCATAGAACACACAGTTGCACATATTATTAATTGAAGTTACTCTGGTTAAAAAATGAGACCACAGTTTCGGAGGTTACCGTAGACCTGTATTTATATTGCCAGTCGTGTACAGAATACTTTAGAGAATTGTTTATTACCAGGTTTGTGATGCATCGGTGGGAAAAAGCTAATGAATTTCAATCAGTTGCCAGACCAAGGGACTCTATTGACACTggtcttaaacacttctctgatgaaaataagtttaatatGGATAATTGTATCCATACTGGTATTGTACTAATTTACGTTCACAAGGCTTTTTAATTGGATTATTCTAATCTATAAGAAAATGTATAGAGGCAGTAAATTTAATCTGTAAGGTGGTTCAAGTCTTGTTTACAGTATGTAGAATTAAATAATGGTTCTTCAAGGTCACCCCTTGGAAATTTTATCTGTGGTGTACCACAAGGATCTGTTACAGGTCTATTACTGTTTCAGATTTGTCTTTTGAACATTTCCTTTATGTACGTGATTCTTATCCAGCTCTTGTAGTTTGTGTAAAAATCCTAAGGATATTGAACTTAGCTCAGTAATAAGCTAGGTAATAAGAATCTGTTATCCCGCGGTTACAGGAACAGTAAGCTTGCACTTCATTTGTTGAAGAGTGAAAGTATTATTTCTGATAGTAATCAAAAAAATTAAGCTTTCACAAACGTGGCCTGTCAGTGAAATGTAATTCAGTTAACATTAGCTCAACTGACAGTGCAAAATACCTATCAAATAAGTTGACTTTTATTATTAGTTGTATTTTTTTAGTCATTATTCTGGTAATTAAGTCATATATGTTTTTAGTCTGTGATATGTTTTGGAGTGAAATAAAATCAATCAGTCAATACAAATGATCACTCTCAGTTTGTATGGCACTGAATTTTGAATGGCAGCTTggtaaacaaaatattttaaaaaataagtaaaaagatTAATTTTGTCTCCTCTACTTGTTGCCCAGCAATACAAATACAGAGACCTGACTGTTCGTGAAATAACCAATGTGATCTCCCAGTACAAGGATTTGAAGCCACTCATGGATGCTTATGGTAAATTAAGTAATATTTATCTCCTGTTTTTAACTGCTTGGTTTCACTTGTATGTTGTGTAATGGCATGCATCTGCTTGTATTTCAGTATTTAATGATGGCTCCACAAGAGATCTGATGAGCTTGACAGGAACTGTTCCTGTGAGCTACAGAGGTAATGGATGTTTCTTTGCTCTCTAAAAAGAGGTTTTcctataaattaataaatttctatatatttttgaaaatttCAAGCATAATTAAGTGCAATTCTTTTTTACTACTATTTATAATGTCTACTAGACTACTTTTTTTCTATCCGATGTGGTCATTCTGACTTACTGGATtaactgcactttttttttctttttacaccaTTATCTCAGGACAAATGTCAAACCTAAACTTTCTCATCTTGTGGATGTGGACagaaagcagttttttttttaaatcttgctTGAAAATCAGACTTagggattttttaaaatgtgtatttgatGTACAAAGATACATAAAATGTGTTTCACTTAATATGTTCTTGATAACAGAATATGGAGTTTGTTAAATATTAAGGGATGAGTGAGGACATTAAGGTTTTGGACAATAGCTATATTATAACACTGTGTATTTGATTTCTGTAGGTAATGTGTACAACATCCCAGTGTGTTTGTGGCTCCTGGACACGTATCCCTACAACCCACCTATATGTTTTGTCAAACCTACCAGCGCTATGATGATCAAAACTGGCAAGCACATAGATGCTAATGGAAAGATTTACCTGCCGTATCTACATGAATGGAAACATGTAAGTAGTAATTCTTTTAATccatgtttaaaaacatgttttaaggtATTAAAAGCATGTAGTGTGAGAACTAGAGTTTCTGCACACAGAAATGTAGCTCAAAAAATTTACTAGATGGAGAAAAAGGCAACATTTCGGTATGCTGGATTATAGGACAAAAAAAGTGCCTTTGTGGCTCGAGATATCATTTGCATTCTTGACTTGCCTGGCAATTTGGTTAATAAAATGTGTCTCACTGTTTTATAGCCTCAATCAGACCTGTATGGTCTGATTCAGGTGATGATTGTGGTGTTCGGGGAGGAGCCCCCTGTGTTTTCTCGTCCGACCACACAAGCTCCTTACCAAGCCTTTCAAGCAGCTGGACCCCCAAATTGTGAGTGACATACATTTCTTGTACACAGTggtttgtggatttttttttttccaaagtgtTAGaaatgggttttttgtttgtttggtgtggggtttttttggggttttttttaatggtgcatTTACTTCCTTGGGCACCAGATGGAGCTCACATACTATGGCAACACAATACTGAAACTGATACTTTATCTCTGTCTCTTCTATGTGCCTGTGAGCAGTcccaaaaaaaatcaatgaaacCTTTGACCTTTGTGCCCTGAGATCTCgttttttgtctctctctctctctgctgcagcTTCCTACATGCCTGGCATGCCTGCAGTGTCACCATATGGCCCAAATCCTAACTCTGGGTAGGATTTCTCCCAGGCTCTTTTATTTGCTGCCTACAGCTAACACTTATACGCAATATGTGTGACACAACAAATTCAACATGTTTGATGGTGGAGTATTCACTGACTTTTATTATCAAGACACTGCAGCACTGGCTCTGTTACATGTACAGCTGAATTTTGCAAATACGctcttaaaatgtttcagaATAGAAAATGTAAAGCATTAGCTTGACAATCATCTAACTATTTTCAGAGGCTACCCAAGTTATCAGTACCCAGGGGGGAACTCTTACCCAGCCACTGCTGGACCTGCACACTACCCCacccaaactccagtttccacAGTGGGTAAGTATTACATCCAGCATCTGGGTGCATACGTTTTCTACTTCCAGGTATCTTTGAAATATTAATGTAGCACAGTTTCTGACTTTTTACATATTGCACAGATGCATCCGAGGCAAATATGTTCACTCAGAAACTAATTATCTGTACCTTTACACACTCATCTGCTTTCTGTGTAAACATCACAAGACCGTTTACAATACAGAGTTTTAATTCTCAGCAAAAAACTTTATTCACCCTTGATAACTTTATGATCTTTAGTTAATCCATACTGAGACACTTGACCTTTTGACTTCGACTCTCTCACCCTCTGAATAACTTCAGTAGCGTACCAAGTCACCAGTGAAAGGTCATTAGTGTAACTAGAGTGGGGTCTATTAAAGGCCAAAGGGTGGGATGGCCCTGAACGGAAAGGGAAAGCTTCTTTATGCCCCCCACAACTTAAACTTCAGAAGCACACAGGTCTATATTTAGGTTTGGAACGGTAAACGAGAAGAAATGGGGTCACCTAGTGGGTGAATTAACTCTGACATTTGTGGCACTGACTCCAGACTGTACACAAGGTGGTCTTGACTCTGCTGACATTTGCCAgcatatttactgttatataatCTGGAATTTGCCAGTCCTTGAACTGTCTTGTGTAGCTAGTATAAAACactaataaataaacatgtaaatTGTTTTACAATACAGTCCAAAATACCAGCTGTAATGCCTAGAAAGGTTGCTTACATGgaatttgtttttcaataaaAGTATGAATTTGTTAAGATGTAATTTTCCTTCTGTTGCTGTTTTCACCACCATCCTACAATATTGTTGTCACTGTGGATAGTACTACAACCAGAACATAAATCATAGATTGGCCAATGGGtgttaaactgaaactaaaactgGAGGC is drawn from Pelmatolapia mariae isolate MD_Pm_ZW linkage group LG7, Pm_UMD_F_2, whole genome shotgun sequence and contains these coding sequences:
- the tsg101a gene encoding tumor susceptibility 101a, translating into MAVVNESNLKKMLKQYKYRDLTVREITNVISQYKDLKPLMDAYVFNDGSTRDLMSLTGTVPVSYRGNVYNIPVCLWLLDTYPYNPPICFVKPTSAMMIKTGKHIDANGKIYLPYLHEWKHPQSDLYGLIQVMIVVFGEEPPVFSRPTTQAPYQAFQAAGPPNSSYMPGMPAVSPYGPNPNSGGYPSYQYPGGNSYPATAGPAHYPTQTPVSTVGPNRDGTIGEDTIRASLISAVSDKLRWRMKEEMDRAQAELDALKRTEEDLKKGHQKLEEMISRLDQEVTEVDRNIDLLKRKDEELSEALEKMENQSENNDIDDVIVPTAPLYKQILNLYAEENAIEDTIFYLGEALRRGVIDLEVFLKHVRLLSRKQFQLRALMQKARKTAGLSDLY